One window of Candidatus Dependentiae bacterium genomic DNA carries:
- the lpxC gene encoding UDP-3-O-acyl-N-acetylglucosamine deacetylase, giving the protein MFQRTINKSVSFSGIGVHFGLSSKIILHPAQIDSGIVFINNDLREFQIKIGSIIPQEAMHASVLKKDKFVISTLEHLMAAVNAFQIDNLLIEIQGVEVPILDGSCIGFVNCISKIGIKEQNKKKEFISSKQIISFNDEKNDRSISIYPAEKINGEYSNSLFFDYSADFSHPLVGKGRLCGELSLDYFIKEIAPARTFGFLDQLPFLKKHGLAKGTSLGNTVVIGQDDFINTPRFRDEFVRHKLLDLIGDLSLLGKNLAGKVVAKKTGHSFNRLVVQDYINNLDNWKLIN; this is encoded by the coding sequence ATGTTTCAACGAACAATAAATAAAAGTGTGTCCTTTTCGGGAATCGGTGTACATTTTGGCTTATCTTCTAAAATAATTTTACATCCTGCGCAAATTGATTCAGGTATTGTTTTTATCAATAATGATCTTAGAGAATTTCAGATAAAAATTGGATCCATTATTCCGCAAGAAGCTATGCATGCATCTGTTTTAAAAAAAGATAAATTTGTGATTAGTACGCTTGAGCATCTTATGGCGGCTGTAAATGCATTTCAGATAGATAATTTATTAATAGAAATTCAAGGCGTTGAAGTTCCAATATTGGATGGAAGTTGTATAGGTTTTGTAAATTGTATAAGTAAAATAGGCATAAAAGAACAAAATAAAAAAAAAGAATTTATATCTTCTAAGCAAATAATTTCCTTTAATGATGAAAAAAACGATAGAAGTATATCAATTTATCCAGCTGAAAAAATTAATGGCGAGTATAGTAATTCTTTATTTTTTGATTATTCTGCAGATTTTTCACACCCATTAGTTGGTAAAGGTAGATTATGTGGAGAATTATCTTTAGATTATTTTATTAAAGAAATTGCACCGGCTAGAACCTTTGGCTTTTTAGATCAGTTGCCGTTTTTAAAAAAACATGGTTTGGCTAAAGGAACATCTTTGGGAAATACCGTTGTAATTGGACAAGATGATTTTATTAACACGCCTAGATTTCGCGATGAATTTGTGCGACATAAATTGCTAGATCTAATCGGAGATTTATCTTTATTAGGTAAAAATTTGGCCGGTAAAGTTGTTGCAAAAAAAACCGGACACAGTTTTAATAGACTTGTTGTGCAAGATTATATAAATAATCTGGATAATTGGAAATTGATAAATTAA
- the rpsG gene encoding 30S ribosomal protein S7, with amino-acid sequence MPRRKSVNAIRDIGTDFRFDSFVVQKLINMIMERGKKDLACSIVYEAFDVIAEKNGGDDKAYQIFEKAISQIKPSVEVKSRRVGGGVYQIPTEVMPRRALALALRWLIESASDRSDKTMGQRLASEILEASQGRGNSFKKKTDVHRMAEANRAFSHFAW; translated from the coding sequence ATGCCTAGACGTAAGTCGGTAAACGCTATAAGAGATATTGGAACGGATTTTAGGTTCGACTCTTTTGTAGTTCAAAAATTAATAAATATGATTATGGAAAGAGGCAAAAAAGATTTAGCCTGCTCCATAGTTTATGAAGCATTTGATGTTATTGCTGAAAAAAATGGTGGAGATGATAAGGCTTACCAAATATTTGAAAAAGCCATATCTCAGATAAAGCCATCAGTTGAAGTGAAATCTAGAAGAGTTGGTGGCGGTGTTTATCAAATACCTACAGAAGTAATGCCAAGAAGAGCTCTTGCGCTTGCTTTAAGATGGTTGATAGAATCAGCTTCCGATAGATCGGATAAAACTATGGGACAACGCTTGGCGAGTGAGATTTTGGAAGCGTCCCAAGGTAGAGGTAATTCATTTAAGAAAAAAACGGATGTTCACAGAATGGCTGAAGCCAACAGAGCATTCTCTCATTTTGCTTGGTAA
- the rpsL gene encoding 30S ribosomal protein S12, which translates to MPTINQLVRSKRVAPKRKTKSPALNSCPQKRGTCVRVYTMTPKKPNSALRKVARVKLTTGKEVTAYIPGEGHNLQEHSVVLIRGGRVKDLPGVKYHIIRGVLDTQGVEKRAQGRSLYGAKRKKGGA; encoded by the coding sequence ATGCCAACAATTAATCAGCTAGTTCGTTCAAAGCGTGTTGCGCCCAAGAGAAAAACGAAATCTCCCGCTTTGAATAGTTGCCCTCAAAAAAGGGGAACTTGTGTGCGTGTTTATACTATGACGCCAAAAAAACCAAACTCAGCTCTTAGAAAAGTTGCCAGGGTTAAATTAACAACCGGAAAAGAAGTAACTGCATATATTCCTGGTGAAGGACACAATCTTCAGGAGCACTCAGTTGTTTTGATAAGGGGCGGTAGAGTAAAAGACTTACCGGGTGTTAAATATCATATCATACGTGGCGTTCTTGATACACAAGGTGTTGAAAAGAGGGCACAAGGTCGTTCTTTATATGGTGCTAAGCGCAAGAAAGGTGGTGCCTAA
- a CDS encoding site-2 protease family protein — protein MSINALFFVFSSKLLPLAFAIIGFGLLITIHEFGHFIFCKIFNIHTPTFSIGMGPKLLEHKFGQTNFRLSMIPIGGYVEIAGLSEVGQGEQEFAKHEGENSFTKKPYWQKFFVLSGGVLFNLIFAYLIYSFLFMIGIPKKSASLNISSKINIEIEKKTKLKAQDKIIAINDINISNEPTLFFKIIKKNLIKPLLKSSTSNIKLTILRNSQQLDIILDPSNKDFNNKIIEILEPKSEQLVGQYEKYNIFDAVIKGISTTNEIIKQMVKGIITLIKSKSLQGAGGPILIISQTYQTAQRGLIPLLLFLALISINLSIINILPIGALDGGQLLLVSIEAIIRREIPEIIKNIINMASWVALLSLIVYLSYKDIVLLFNK, from the coding sequence GTGTCAATAAATGCCTTATTTTTCGTTTTTTCCTCAAAACTATTACCTCTAGCTTTTGCAATTATTGGATTTGGTCTTCTAATAACAATTCATGAGTTCGGTCATTTTATTTTCTGTAAAATATTTAATATTCACACTCCAACATTTTCAATCGGAATGGGACCGAAGTTATTAGAACATAAATTTGGTCAAACAAATTTCAGATTATCTATGATTCCAATAGGCGGCTATGTAGAAATTGCAGGATTATCCGAAGTTGGACAAGGTGAACAAGAATTTGCAAAGCACGAAGGTGAAAATTCTTTTACAAAAAAACCTTACTGGCAGAAATTTTTTGTCTTAAGTGGTGGTGTTTTATTTAATCTAATATTTGCATATCTAATTTATTCTTTTTTATTTATGATTGGAATACCTAAAAAATCGGCATCTTTAAACATATCATCAAAAATAAATATTGAGATTGAGAAAAAAACAAAATTAAAAGCTCAAGACAAAATTATTGCAATAAATGATATAAATATTAGCAACGAACCTACGCTATTTTTTAAAATAATTAAAAAGAACTTGATAAAGCCACTGCTTAAATCATCAACAAGTAACATAAAACTTACGATATTAAGAAATAGTCAGCAATTGGATATAATTTTGGATCCAAGCAATAAAGATTTTAATAACAAAATTATCGAAATCTTAGAACCAAAATCAGAACAGCTTGTCGGGCAATATGAAAAATATAATATTTTTGATGCTGTAATAAAAGGAATAAGTACAACAAATGAAATAATCAAACAAATGGTCAAAGGCATAATAACTCTTATAAAATCAAAAAGTCTACAAGGTGCCGGGGGCCCAATATTAATTATTTCACAAACATATCAAACAGCACAAAGAGGCTTAATTCCACTATTATTATTTTTGGCGCTTATTAGCATAAATCTTTCAATAATAAATATTTTACCTATTGGCGCTTTGGATGGCGGGCAGCTTCTTTTAGTTAGTATAGAAGCAATAATCAGAAGAGAAATTCCTGAAATAATAAAAAATATAATTAATATGGCTTCTTGGGTAGCACTATTAAGCTTAATAGTTTACTTATCATACAAAGATATAGTTCTATTGTTTAATAAATAA
- the rplM gene encoding 50S ribosomal protein L13: MDMNKVYFASKENVTPKWHLIDANGKVLGRLATEIADIIRGKDKPEFTRHADAGDYVVVINCEKIVLTGRKLEDKTYPFYSGWRSGLKEITAKQMLEKKPEMLIELAVKRMLPKNKLTSQTIKKLKVYAGEQHPHGAQLIGFKA; the protein is encoded by the coding sequence ATGGATATGAATAAAGTTTATTTTGCTTCAAAAGAAAATGTTACTCCTAAATGGCATTTAATCGATGCAAATGGTAAAGTTTTGGGTCGTCTGGCAACTGAGATTGCAGACATAATAAGAGGTAAAGATAAACCTGAATTTACACGTCATGCGGATGCCGGTGATTATGTTGTTGTAATAAACTGTGAAAAAATTGTTCTTACAGGTAGAAAATTAGAAGATAAAACATATCCATTTTATTCAGGATGGAGAAGCGGTTTAAAAGAAATTACAGCAAAACAAATGCTTGAAAAGAAACCGGAAATGTTGATAGAACTTGCTGTAAAAAGAATGTTGCCAAAAAATAAGCTTACAAGCCAAACGATCAAAAAATTAAAAGTTTATGCTGGAGAACAACATCCTCACGGTGCTCAACTTATTGGTTTTAAAGCGTAA